A section of the Marinoscillum sp. 108 genome encodes:
- a CDS encoding RNA polymerase sigma factor gives MTEKEFITAIQNHTGIIHKILYLYVDDTEDKRDLKQEIQLQAWRAKDRFRGDSQFSTWLYRVALNTVFTFNRKRKISSTSLDSAAEPIHHLAEKTERSELLLRAIKNLNDVDKTIITLHLEDYDNGEIADITGLSKNNVGVKLHRIKEALRKKLNEKAQWTN, from the coding sequence TTGACTGAAAAAGAATTTATAACAGCAATTCAAAATCATACCGGGATCATCCACAAGATCCTGTATCTGTACGTGGATGACACGGAAGATAAGCGGGACCTGAAGCAGGAAATCCAGCTACAGGCCTGGCGTGCCAAGGATCGTTTCAGGGGAGACTCCCAGTTCAGCACCTGGCTGTACAGGGTGGCACTTAATACGGTATTTACTTTTAATAGAAAGCGAAAAATCTCCTCCACCAGCCTGGATTCAGCAGCAGAACCCATCCACCATCTTGCTGAAAAAACCGAGCGATCAGAACTACTCCTGAGAGCCATTAAAAACCTGAATGATGTGGACAAAACGATCATAACACTCCATCTGGAAGACTATGACAATGGAGAAATTGCCGATATCACCGGCCTGAGTAAAAACAACGTGGGTGTAAAGCTCCACCGGATAAAGGAAGCATTGAGGAAAAAACTTAACGAAAAAGCCCAATGGACGAACTAA